In Triticum aestivum cultivar Chinese Spring chromosome 5B, IWGSC CS RefSeq v2.1, whole genome shotgun sequence, the following proteins share a genomic window:
- the LOC123116362 gene encoding BURP domain-containing protein 15: MPDAILELLPQFDHHASTEQEKDTPEGAVEDVEDKDPPPPMNFNYDYDDALPRSETTSAPSPDVLLNRAAVVRNVATPSSAVFFLEDAVRVRESLPFHRIHRATGAAEASAEQPLELYTVHSVRAVEGSNFILCRGEAGEGAVYGCRATGPARAYVLALAGERGDVTMTAVAVCRTDASRWDPEHAAFRLLGVKPGGAAVCHAVRDAQLLPAMNGKSPVAN, translated from the exons ATGCCGGACGCCATCCTCGAGCTCCTGCCCCAGTTTGATCACCACGCATCAACGGAACAGG AGAAAGACACTCCGGAAGGCGCGGTCGAGGACGTGGAGGACAAGGACCCGCCGCCGCCCATGAACTTCAACTACGACTACGATGACGCCTTGCCCCGGAGCGAAACCACCAGCGCCCCCTCCCCCGACGTCCTACTGAACCGCGCCGCCGTCGTCCGCAACGTCGCCACGCCGTCGTCGGCGGTGTTCTTCCTCGAGGACGCGGTGCGCGTCCGGGAGAGCCTGCCCTTCCACAGGATCCATCGGGCCACCGGCGCTGCCGAGGCGTCGGCAGAACAGCCGCTGGAGCTGTACACTGTGCACTCCGTGAGGGCGGTCGAGGGGTCCAATTTCATCCTGTGCCGGGGTGAAGCCGGCGAAGGGGCCGTGTACGGGTGCCGCGCAACCGGCCCGGCGAGGGCCTACGTCCTGGCCCTGGCCGGCGAGCGCGGGGACGTGACGATGACCGCGGTTGCCGTGTGCCGCACCGACGCATCCCGATGGGACCCGGAGCACGCCGCCTTCCGGCTCCTGGGCGTGAAGCCCGGCGGCGCGGCGGTCTGCCACGCGGTGCGGGACGCGCAGCTCCTGCCGGCCATGAACGGGAAGAGCCCCGTCGCCAACTAA